The sequence AACTGCACACACATGCCTCTGTTGCTTGCCTTTTAAGCCTCGTGCACTGCCCTTCCTGTGGGTGTAACACAAAGCCCAGCTGCAATGGGTGGTCTAATTGTGTCTGTTACCCATGCTCGTGTTCCGTCGCCCCAGAGCTCTGTTACCGAATAATGTGCATCATGCCCTGGTACTCGGACCAAAGTTGGCTGGGCCAACTACGAGGGCTAAAGAGAGCAGAGCTTCCTTCCATCGTAGCACCTCTTCAAAAGTCAGGGCAGAGGTGCCGAGCGTGCGTGCGACAGAAGGTGCCGGTTGAGCGAGAAGCGGCCGGTGAACGACCGGCCACACTCTGGGCACGCAAAGGGCCGTTCGCCCACGTGGCGCTTGAGGTGCGTCACGAGCGAGTTCTTGTGTGCAAACGCCACAGGGCAGAGGGAGCAGCGGAAGGGACGGGCCcccgtgtgcgtgtgcatgtgctcCTCGAGCACGTTCTTGCGCGAGAACGACTTGGGGCACACCCCACACCGAAAGGGCCGCTCGCCCGTGTGGGTGCGCACGTGCACCACCATGTTCCACTTGTGGCGCGTGGTGTACTCGCAGCAGTCGCAGTGGAACGTCTCGCCCCGTGCGTGGAACGGCCGCCT comes from Dermacentor andersoni chromosome 9, qqDerAnde1_hic_scaffold, whole genome shotgun sequence and encodes:
- the LOC126529678 gene encoding uncharacterized protein, which encodes MHPFTTSGTAVAGIRRPFHARGETFHCDCCEYTTRHKWNMVVHVRTHTGERPFRCGVCPKSFSRKNVLEEHMHTHTGARPFRCSLCPVAFAHKNSLVTHLKRHVGERPFACPECGRSFTGRFSLNRHLLSHARSAPLP